One genomic segment of Drosophila melanogaster chromosome 3R includes these proteins:
- the AstA-R2 gene encoding allatostatin A receptor 2, isoform B gives MENTTMLANISLNATRNEENITSFFTDEEWLAINGTLPWIVGFFFGVIAITGFFGNLLVILVVVFNNNMRSTTNLMIVNLAAADLMFVILCIPFTATDYMVYYWPYGRFWCRSVQYLIVVTAFASIYTLVLMSIDRFLAVVHPIRSRMMRTENITLIAIVTLWIVVLVVSVPVAFTHDVVVDYDAKKNITYGMCTFTTNDFLGPRTYQVTFFISSYLLPLMIISGLYMRMIMRLWRQGTGVRMSKESQRGRKRVTRLVVVVVIAFASLWLPVQLILLLKSLDVIETNTLTKLVIQVTAQTLAYSSSCINPLLYAFLSENFRKAFYKGLQSNRLGMWTTTHQDVSSEKTTY, from the exons ATGGAGAACACCACAATGCTGGCTAATATTAGCCTAAATGCAACCAGAAATGAGGAGAATATCACCTCATTCTTCACCGACGAAGAGTGGCTGGCCATCAATGGCACTTTGCCGTGGATAGTGGGATTCTTCTTCGGCGTCATCGCCATCACGGGATTCTTCGGCAACCTGCTGGTCATCCTGGTGGTGGTCTTCAACAACAACATGCGCTCCACCACCAACCTGATGATTGTCAATCTGGCTGCCGCTGATCTGATGTTCGTAATCCTCTGCATTCCCTTCACGGCCACCGATTACATGGTGTACTACTGGCCATATGGAAGGTTCTGGTGCCGCAGTGTCCAGTACCTGATTGTGGTGACCGCCTTCGCCTCCATTTACACGCTGGTGCTGATGTCCATCGATCGGTTCCTGGCGGTGGTTCATCCCATTCGCTCGCGGATGATGAGGACGGAGAACATTACCCTGATTGCCATCGTGACTCTGTGGATCGTGGTGCTGGTCGTTTCGGTGCCAGTGGCCTTCACCCACGACGTGGTG GTGGATTACGATGCAAAGAAGAACATCACCTACGGCATGTGCACCTTCACGACGAACGACTTCCTTGGTCCGCGCACCTACCAGGTCACCTTCTTCATCAGCTCCTACCTGCTGCCCCTGATGATCATCAGCGGTCTCTACATGCGCATGATCATGCGGCTCTGGCGCCAGGGAACCGGCGTCCGCATGTCCAAGGAGTCGCAGCGCGGTCGCAAGCGGGTCACCCGACTCGTCGTCGTGGTGGTCATCGCCTTCGCCTCGCTCTGGCTGCCTGTCCAG CTCATCCTGCTGCTCAAGTCACTGGATGTCATCGAGACGAACACCCTCACCAAGCTAGTCATCCAGGTCACCGCCCAGACTCTGGCCTACAGCAGCTCGTGTATCAATCCGCTGCTCTACGCCTTCCTCTCCGAGAATTTCCGGAAGGCCTTCTACAAG GGCTTGCAATCCAATAGACTTGGTATGTGGACAACGACGCATCAGGATGTGAGTTCAGAGAAAACTACCTATTAA
- the AstA-R2 gene encoding allatostatin A receptor 2, isoform A, producing MENTTMLANISLNATRNEENITSFFTDEEWLAINGTLPWIVGFFFGVIAITGFFGNLLVILVVVFNNNMRSTTNLMIVNLAAADLMFVILCIPFTATDYMVYYWPYGRFWCRSVQYLIVVTAFASIYTLVLMSIDRFLAVVHPIRSRMMRTENITLIAIVTLWIVVLVVSVPVAFTHDVVVDYDAKKNITYGMCTFTTNDFLGPRTYQVTFFISSYLLPLMIISGLYMRMIMRLWRQGTGVRMSKESQRGRKRVTRLVVVVVIAFASLWLPVQLILLLKSLDVIETNTLTKLVIQVTAQTLAYSSSCINPLLYAFLSENFRKAFYKAVNCSSRYQNYTSDLPPPRKTSCARTSTTGL from the exons ATGGAGAACACCACAATGCTGGCTAATATTAGCCTAAATGCAACCAGAAATGAGGAGAATATCACCTCATTCTTCACCGACGAAGAGTGGCTGGCCATCAATGGCACTTTGCCGTGGATAGTGGGATTCTTCTTCGGCGTCATCGCCATCACGGGATTCTTCGGCAACCTGCTGGTCATCCTGGTGGTGGTCTTCAACAACAACATGCGCTCCACCACCAACCTGATGATTGTCAATCTGGCTGCCGCTGATCTGATGTTCGTAATCCTCTGCATTCCCTTCACGGCCACCGATTACATGGTGTACTACTGGCCATATGGAAGGTTCTGGTGCCGCAGTGTCCAGTACCTGATTGTGGTGACCGCCTTCGCCTCCATTTACACGCTGGTGCTGATGTCCATCGATCGGTTCCTGGCGGTGGTTCATCCCATTCGCTCGCGGATGATGAGGACGGAGAACATTACCCTGATTGCCATCGTGACTCTGTGGATCGTGGTGCTGGTCGTTTCGGTGCCAGTGGCCTTCACCCACGACGTGGTG GTGGATTACGATGCAAAGAAGAACATCACCTACGGCATGTGCACCTTCACGACGAACGACTTCCTTGGTCCGCGCACCTACCAGGTCACCTTCTTCATCAGCTCCTACCTGCTGCCCCTGATGATCATCAGCGGTCTCTACATGCGCATGATCATGCGGCTCTGGCGCCAGGGAACCGGCGTCCGCATGTCCAAGGAGTCGCAGCGCGGTCGCAAGCGGGTCACCCGACTCGTCGTCGTGGTGGTCATCGCCTTCGCCTCGCTCTGGCTGCCTGTCCAG CTCATCCTGCTGCTCAAGTCACTGGATGTCATCGAGACGAACACCCTCACCAAGCTAGTCATCCAGGTCACCGCCCAGACTCTGGCCTACAGCAGCTCGTGTATCAATCCGCTGCTCTACGCCTTCCTCTCCGAGAATTTCCGGAAGGCCTTCTACAAG GCCGTTAACTGCTCCTCTCGATACCAGAACTACACATCTGATTTGCCGCCGCCGCGCAAGACGTCCTGTGCCAGGACCTCCACCACTGGACTCTAA